A window from Salvia miltiorrhiza cultivar Shanhuang (shh) chromosome 2, IMPLAD_Smil_shh, whole genome shotgun sequence encodes these proteins:
- the LOC131010062 gene encoding uncharacterized protein LOC131010062, with the protein MATTQEADFSFPAAADSSPDSPPLWRRSATAPRREVEEEGFTLPSFQAFRFSRSVKERKCNEDGEEKMDMLWEDLNEDRFAKSAQNSDVSSPRREVQMSCVRGLRLSRANGHIISHGKKTSILVFIKALKKVFLMHNSQRAIKKKPS; encoded by the coding sequence ATGGCCACCACACAGGAGGCCGACTTCAGCTTCCCCGCCGCCGCCGACTCCTCTCCCGACTCGCCGCCCCTGTGGCGGCGGTCCGCCACCGCCCCCCGGCGCGAGGTGGAAGAAGAGGGATTCACCTTGCCGTCCTTTCAAGCATTCAGATTTTCAAGAAGCGTTAAGGAGAGAAAGTGCAACGAAGACGGAGAAGAGAAGATGGATATGTTGTGGGAGGATTTGAACGAGGATCGATTTGCCAAATCCGCACAAAATTCGGACGTCTCTTCGCCTAGGAGAGAAGTGCAGATGAGCTGCGTGAGAGGTTTGCGGTTGTCCAGAGCAAATGGGCACATCATTTCTCATGGGAAGAAGACAAGCATTCTTGTGTTCATCAAAGCTTTGAAGAAGGTGTTTCTCATGCATAATTCACAACGTGCAATCAAGAAGAAGCCCTCTTAG